From the Paenibacillus sp. MMS20-IR301 genome, the window CTGCGGACGGAGGCAAAGCGGAGCTGCTCGGCAATATGGGCATTAACGGCCTGACTACGGCCGGCCTGCAGAGCAAGCTTCAGGAGGATGGTGTCCAGTATGCACTGCGTCAGGCGAATGTTGTGCTGGTTTCCATCGGCGGCAATGATTTGTTCCGCGGCTCTAATCTGCTGGAGTCCGGCAGCGGGACAGCTGCTGCCGGCAGTCCAGCAAGCCCTGAGAGCGGAGTATCGGCACTTGGGACAGACACAGCTGGCAGCGGGGCGAATAACACGGTAGAAGGCTCAAAGCCTGTGCCTACTGCCTCAACGGACGAGCTGACGCCGGAATCGCTCCTGGCTGCGCTGCCTGATGCAGCCAAGCGGCTGGGCAGCATTCTGGAGCGTATAGCCGAGATTAATCCGCAGGCGCAGATTTATTATGTGGGCTTGTATAATCCCTTCGGAGATATTGCAGATTTGCTCGTTCCGGGGAACCAGGCGGTGACCGCATGGAACAATGCCGCCATGGATATTATCAACACCCACAGCAACATGACGCTTGTTCCAACCTTTGATTTGTTCAACCGCCATCTGGACAAGTACCTCTCGAATGATCATTTCCATCCGAACGGCGACGGTTATCAGCGGATGAGCGAACGGATCGTACAGGCTGTGCGCTGAGATGAGCGGAATGGAACCGGAACAGCACCGGATGAATGATAGTGCTTGTGAACCGAAATGACTGCGGCAAGGAGTGGCATGGCGATGACGAAACAGAAAGCTGAAGATTCCGGGACAGTAATTCTGTCCGTAGAAGGAGTCCGCAAGAAAATCGGCCGGAAATGGATCATAGATAATGTTACGTTTGATGTGCGGAAAGGGGAAATCTTCGGCTTCCTCGGCCCGAACGGCGCCGGCAAAACAACGACAATCCGCATGCTGGTCGACCTGATCCGGCCAAGTGAAGGGATGATCACCGTCTGCGGCTATAACGTCAATAAGAACCCGGAGAAAGCGCTGCAATATGTAGGGTCAATCGTTGAGAATCCGGAAGTCTACACCTATCTGACCGGCTGGGAGAATCTGCAGCACTTTGCCCGTATGCAGCCTGGTGTAGATGAAGCCAGAATTGCTGAGGTTGTGGATATTGTCCGGCTGGATCAGCGGATTCATGACAAGGTGAGCACGTATTCCCTGGGCATGCGCCAGCGGCTGGGAATTGCCCAGGCATTGCTCGGCCGTCCGCGGCTGCTCATTCTGGATGAGCCGACGAACGGGCTTGACCCGAAGGGAATCAAGGAGCTGCGCCAGTTTATCCGGAGGTTAGCTGACGAAGGGCTGGCCGTGTTTGTCTCGAGCCATCTGCTGAGTGAAATCCAGCTGCTGTGCGACCGGGTGGCGATAATCAGCAAAGGCCGTGTGCTTGCTGTAGGCGGCGTTAACGATCTGGTAGCCCGTAACTCCCCGTATGTCCTGTGGGAGCTGGAGCCGCCCCGGCAGGCCCGGGAGATGCTGGCAAGCCGGCAGGACATCCGGCTGCTCACGCTGGACGAAGTAACTTTGGATGATTCCATTGTCGCCGGGATGGGTGCAAATTCCCTGATTACGGTGATGGACGAGGACTTGATCCCGGAAATTGTAGCCGTACTGGTAACCGCCGAGGTGGAGGTGCGGGCCGTGCATAAAATCAACCCTACACTGGAACAGCTATTCTTGAAGCTAACGGAAGGTGAAACTATTGACTAACCTGCTGCCGCTCATCCGTAATGAGTGCCTGAAGATCATTAAAAAGAAACGTTTTTATGTCATTCTGCTCATATTGCTGGTGCTGGTGCCTATGTTTACCTATGCACAGATGCGCATAGCGGAACGCAGCCGGGACAAGTTTAACTCTGACTGGAGGCTTGAGATCCAGCAGCAGATTACGGATAACCAGAACTCGCTCGGAAGTGACCGCATACCGGAAGAATGGAAGTCGTACCGGCGGATTTTTGTCCAGCAGCTGCAGTACTATCTGGATCATGATGTCAATCCGAACGAGCCGAGCGGAGTTACCTTTACGCGCGAGTTTCTCGATAATTCCGTGTCCCTGTTCATTCCTCTGCTGATTATGGCAGTTGCCTCCGATCTGGTCTCCGGGGAGCGGACAACCGGAACTATCAAGATGCTGCTGACCCGGCCCGTCAAACGCTGGAAGGTGCTGTTCAGCAAAATGACGGCCCTGCTGATGTTCGTATCGCTGATTGTCCTATCCGCTTTTATTATCAGCTATCTGGTGTCGGGGCTGGCCTTCGGATACAAGGGTTTTAATGTTCCGGTCTTTACCGGGTTTCAGCTTAACGGGGATACGGTGGACATGTCATCGGTTCATGCCGTACCGCAGTGGAAGTACCTGCTGATGCAGGGCGGTCTGATCTGGTTCGTCAGCGTAGTGGTTGCACTGCTGGCCTTCATGGTATCGGTGCTTGTACGCAGCACGGCGGCGAGTATTGTGGTGATGATGGCGGCGCTGATTGCGGGGACGATCCTGACGAATATGGCCTCGGCCTGGACGACAGCGAAATATTTATTTATGGTCAACCTGGGGCTGACAGGGTATTTGGCGGGAACTCCTGCCCCGATTGAGGGGATGACACTGGCCTTTTCGATGGCAGTTTTAGGAATTTGGGGGCTGGCGGCTGTAATCATTTCATTCGCCGTCTTTACGAAACGGGATATTTTGAATTAGAATGTACAAAGTGAACGAAACGTTTGTTTGCATTTCATAGAGAGAGTAAGACACAAGAAGGAGGAGCATGAATGCTCGAACAGATCGATATGTTTGCAAAAGTCTCTAAGAACGGCGAATCAGGCCCGACTGGATACGATGCTGACGACATTCAGGTGCTCGAAGGTCTGGTTGCGGTACGCAAACGGCCCGGCATGTATATTGGCAGTACGAGTTCCTCGGGACTGCACCATTTGGTATGGGAAATCGTGGACAATGCCGTAGATGAGCATTTGGCCAAATTTTGCTCGAAAATTGATATTACACTCCGCAAGGACGGCTCGGTAACCGTAATCGACAACGGGCGGGGAATTCCGACCGGAATGCATAAGACCGGTGTGCCTACGCCGCAGGTTGTTTTCACCATTCTGCACGCCGGGGGCAAGTTCGGCGGCTCGGGCTACAAGAAGTCGGGCGGTCTGCACGGCGTCGGTGCTTCCGTAACCAATGCGCTGTCCGAGTGGCTGGAGGTTGAGATTTACCGTGAAGGCAAAACTCACCGCCAGCGCTTCGAATACTGGGTCGATGCAAGCGGCAAGGAGCATGTCGGTGAGCCGGTAACCGGACTTGAGGTACTCGGAAATACGAACAAGACCGGTACGAAGATTACCTTCAAGCCGGATATTCGTGTCTTTTCTGCGGGCATTTCCCTGAACTATGATACGCTCGCGGAACGTGTGCAGGAGATTGCCTTCCTGAACTCGGGGCTCCGGATTAACCTGAGCGACGAGCGTAGCGGACGCCAGGATGAGTTCTTCTACGAAGGCGGGGCGAGCCAGTTCGTACAGTTCTTGAACGAAGGCAAGGATGTGCTGCATGATGTCATCCACTTCAGTGCGGAGAAGGATGATATTGAGGTGGAGATCGCGCTGCAGTATAACGCGGGTTATACCGAGACCATTGCTTCCTTCGTCAATTCAATTCCTACCCGCAGCGGCGGAACGCATGAGACGGGCTTCAAGACAGCCTATACCCGTGTGCTGAATGATTACGCCCGCCGTACACAGCTGCTGAAGGAGAAGGACAAGAACCTGGAGGGGAATGATCTCCGTGAAGGGATGATGGCGGTTATCAGCGTGAAGATGTCGGATGTGGAATTTGTCGGACAGACCAAGGACCAGCTCGGCAGTGCTTCTGCACGCAGCGCCGTGGACTTTATCGTCTCGGAGAAAATGGCCCGCTTCCTGGAGGAGAACCCTCAGGTTGCGCAAAGCCTGCTGAAGAAATCGATCCAGGCCTCCAAGGCCCGGGAAGCAGCGCGCAAGGCCCGCGATGAAATCCGCAGCGGCAAGAAGCGCAGTGAAAGCTCGAATCTTGGGGGCAAGCTGTCTCCGGCACAGTCCAAGGATGTGACACGGACGGAAATCTTCATTGTTGAAGGAGATTCGGCCGGCGGTTCCGCCAAGCAGGGCCGGGATTCCAAGCTGCAGGCGATTCTGCCGCTGAAGGGCAAGCCGATGAATCCGGAGAAGGCCAAGCTGCTGGATATTCTGAAGAACGATGAATACAAGGCAATTATTTCGGCGATCGGTGCGGGAATCGGCCCTGATTTTGCCGTAGAGGACAGCAATTATTCCAAAATTATTATTATGACCGATGCCGATACGGATGGCGCGCATATTCAGGTGCTGCTGCTGACCTTCTTCTACCGCTATATGAAGCCTCTAATCGATGCCGGCAAGGTCTATATTGCCCAGCCTCCGCTGTATAAGCTGACGCGCAAGTCGGGCAAGCTGCAGACAGTGCGGTATGCCTGGAGCGATGAGGAATTGCAGAATTACTTGAAGGAATTCGGCAAAAACTTCGAGCTTCAGCGGTATAAGGGACTCGGGGAGATGAACCCTGACCAGCTGTGGGAAACGACAATGAATCCCGATACCCGCACTTTGCTGCAGGTGCAGATTGAAGATGCCGCCAAGGCGGAACGCCGTGTATCCACACTTATGGGCGACAAGGTTGACCCTCGTAAGCGCTGGATTGTCGAGAACGTCGACTTCACGGAGATCGTGGAGTAATAATAGTGGTAAGTGACGATAACTTCCGTTGTTTTTAATTTTTTGATGATCATTTTAAGCGCAGCGATCGGGATTGTCACAAATTGCCGTCAGAACTTTAGAATAAAGCGAAGCTAAATAGGTGGTTAGTAACGGAGGGGAATTTTGGAACTGTAGGAGCGCCAGCGACCGCCTTTGTCACCGGATTTCTACCGCTAGAAGCGGTAACAATTAAGAAATCTGGAGACAACAGCGGCCGAAAGTCCAAACATTCACCGCAGTTACGGCTTAACACCGGTTCATTTAGATTTATTCTTAAGATACTTCAGGCAATATGGATTGAATATCCCAAGAGCGCAGCCATCAGATCATCAATAGTTAAAAACGTGGACAGATTGAGGAACAGAAGGTGAAGAGCGAATGAGCAGTTTATCAGAGCAGTTTATGCCGGCTTTTCTGGAAGAGGTCGTGGGTGACCGCTTCGGCCGGTATTCCAAATATATTATTCAGGACCGGGCGATTCCGGATGTCCGTGACGGTCTGAAGCCTGTGCAGCGCCGGATTCTGTATGCGATGTACGATTCAGGGAATACACCGGACAAGCCATACCGCAAATCAGCCAAAACCGTCGGGGATGTAATGGGTAACTATCATCCTCACGGGGACTCCTCGATTTACGATGGAATGGTGCGGATGGCCCAGCCTTGGAAGATGGGCCATGTGCTTGTGGATGGACACGGCAACTGGGGCTCTATGGATGATGACCCGGCAGCAGCCATGCGTTATACCGAAGCCCGCCTGTCTCCGATCGCCATGGAGATGATGCGTGACATTGAGAAGCGAACCGTATTGTTCAAAGATAACTTTGACAACACAGCGAAGGAGCCCGTTGTGGTTCCTTCCCGCTATCCGAATCTGCTTGTTAACGGAACAAGCGGGATCTCCGCCGGCTTCGCTACAGAAATTCCTCCGCATAACCTGCGTGAGGTGATTGACGCCTGTATCGCGGTGATGCAGAAGCCGGATATTGCGCTTGAGGATATCATGACCTTCATCAAAGGTCCGGATTTCCCTACAGGCGGAACCATTATGGGCGGAGACGGTATCCTCGATGCTTACCGTACCGGTAAAGGGCGCATTTATCTGCGCTCGAAGACAGAGATTGAGAATATGCGCGGCGGTAAGCAGCAGATCGTGATTACGGAGATTCCTTTCCAGATTGTGAAATCACGGCTCGTAACCGCGATGGAGAATATCCGCCTCGAGAAGAAGATTGAAGGTATTGCTGAAGTCCGTGATGAGAGCGGCCGTGAGGGCCTGCGGATTGTGGTCGAGCTGAAGAAGGAAGCGGATGCGGGCGGTATTCTGGCTTATCTGCTCAAGAAAACGGATCTGCAGGTCACCTACAACTTCAACATGGTGGCCATTGTGAATAAAGCGCCGCAGCAGCTTGGACTCAAGGCTATCCTTGAAGCTTACATTGCCCATCAGCGGGAAGTGGTTACTCACCGTACCCAGTTTGACCTGGAGCGTGCAGAGGACCGGGCCCATGTGCTGGAAGGGCTGGTTAAAGCACTGAACATTCTGGATGAAGTAATTGCAGCGATCAAGGCATCGAAGAACCGCCAGGATGCGCAGAATAATCTGGTCTGGATGTTCGGTTTCAGTGAACGCCAGGCTGATTCCATCCTAACCTTGCAGCTGTACCGCCTGACCAATCTGGAGATTCATTCACTCCAGAAGGAGCTCGATGAGATGCTTGCACGGATTGCAGTCCTGCAAGGGATACTGAACAGCGACAAGAAGCTGGTCGCCGTTATCCGCAAAGAGCTGCTGGAGATCCGTGATAAGTACGGAATCGACCGCCGGTCGCT encodes:
- a CDS encoding GDSL-type esterase/lipase family protein — protein: MKDSKWTWRAVSLVSILATLLLITGFVYAVGDILNPKGEVLLSSLPQQTAEPTAAAGNELKVLALGDSLAKGTGDNLGKGFVKRALEQLSADGGKAELLGNMGINGLTTAGLQSKLQEDGVQYALRQANVVLVSIGGNDLFRGSNLLESGSGTAAAGSPASPESGVSALGTDTAGSGANNTVEGSKPVPTASTDELTPESLLAALPDAAKRLGSILERIAEINPQAQIYYVGLYNPFGDIADLLVPGNQAVTAWNNAAMDIINTHSNMTLVPTFDLFNRHLDKYLSNDHFHPNGDGYQRMSERIVQAVR
- a CDS encoding ABC transporter ATP-binding protein, which encodes MTKQKAEDSGTVILSVEGVRKKIGRKWIIDNVTFDVRKGEIFGFLGPNGAGKTTTIRMLVDLIRPSEGMITVCGYNVNKNPEKALQYVGSIVENPEVYTYLTGWENLQHFARMQPGVDEARIAEVVDIVRLDQRIHDKVSTYSLGMRQRLGIAQALLGRPRLLILDEPTNGLDPKGIKELRQFIRRLADEGLAVFVSSHLLSEIQLLCDRVAIISKGRVLAVGGVNDLVARNSPYVLWELEPPRQAREMLASRQDIRLLTLDEVTLDDSIVAGMGANSLITVMDEDLIPEIVAVLVTAEVEVRAVHKINPTLEQLFLKLTEGETID
- a CDS encoding ABC transporter permease, which translates into the protein MTNLLPLIRNECLKIIKKKRFYVILLILLVLVPMFTYAQMRIAERSRDKFNSDWRLEIQQQITDNQNSLGSDRIPEEWKSYRRIFVQQLQYYLDHDVNPNEPSGVTFTREFLDNSVSLFIPLLIMAVASDLVSGERTTGTIKMLLTRPVKRWKVLFSKMTALLMFVSLIVLSAFIISYLVSGLAFGYKGFNVPVFTGFQLNGDTVDMSSVHAVPQWKYLLMQGGLIWFVSVVVALLAFMVSVLVRSTAASIVVMMAALIAGTILTNMASAWTTAKYLFMVNLGLTGYLAGTPAPIEGMTLAFSMAVLGIWGLAAVIISFAVFTKRDILN
- the parE gene encoding DNA topoisomerase IV subunit B, translated to MLEQIDMFAKVSKNGESGPTGYDADDIQVLEGLVAVRKRPGMYIGSTSSSGLHHLVWEIVDNAVDEHLAKFCSKIDITLRKDGSVTVIDNGRGIPTGMHKTGVPTPQVVFTILHAGGKFGGSGYKKSGGLHGVGASVTNALSEWLEVEIYREGKTHRQRFEYWVDASGKEHVGEPVTGLEVLGNTNKTGTKITFKPDIRVFSAGISLNYDTLAERVQEIAFLNSGLRINLSDERSGRQDEFFYEGGASQFVQFLNEGKDVLHDVIHFSAEKDDIEVEIALQYNAGYTETIASFVNSIPTRSGGTHETGFKTAYTRVLNDYARRTQLLKEKDKNLEGNDLREGMMAVISVKMSDVEFVGQTKDQLGSASARSAVDFIVSEKMARFLEENPQVAQSLLKKSIQASKAREAARKARDEIRSGKKRSESSNLGGKLSPAQSKDVTRTEIFIVEGDSAGGSAKQGRDSKLQAILPLKGKPMNPEKAKLLDILKNDEYKAIISAIGAGIGPDFAVEDSNYSKIIIMTDADTDGAHIQVLLLTFFYRYMKPLIDAGKVYIAQPPLYKLTRKSGKLQTVRYAWSDEELQNYLKEFGKNFELQRYKGLGEMNPDQLWETTMNPDTRTLLQVQIEDAAKAERRVSTLMGDKVDPRKRWIVENVDFTEIVE
- the gyrA gene encoding DNA gyrase subunit A codes for the protein MSSLSEQFMPAFLEEVVGDRFGRYSKYIIQDRAIPDVRDGLKPVQRRILYAMYDSGNTPDKPYRKSAKTVGDVMGNYHPHGDSSIYDGMVRMAQPWKMGHVLVDGHGNWGSMDDDPAAAMRYTEARLSPIAMEMMRDIEKRTVLFKDNFDNTAKEPVVVPSRYPNLLVNGTSGISAGFATEIPPHNLREVIDACIAVMQKPDIALEDIMTFIKGPDFPTGGTIMGGDGILDAYRTGKGRIYLRSKTEIENMRGGKQQIVITEIPFQIVKSRLVTAMENIRLEKKIEGIAEVRDESGREGLRIVVELKKEADAGGILAYLLKKTDLQVTYNFNMVAIVNKAPQQLGLKAILEAYIAHQREVVTHRTQFDLERAEDRAHVLEGLVKALNILDEVIAAIKASKNRQDAQNNLVWMFGFSERQADSILTLQLYRLTNLEIHSLQKELDEMLARIAVLQGILNSDKKLVAVIRKELLEIRDKYGIDRRSLIQGEVEELKVSMEVLVNAEDVLVAFSEGGYIKRTGMLSFTRSGGERHSAGVNEGDHISKLLDLNTRDSLLVFTRKGQYFLLPVHQIPEFKWKEPGTAIVNVIGLAKGDGIVSVLPVGNLEDPAASLVFVTRKGQVKRTELKEYSTSRSGAVAACKVAEGDEIITVALSSGDKDIVLVTREGMSIRFRENEVNPMGRVATGVRGIQLREGDEVVSCFWVSEDEGEILAVTEIGYAKRSLLLDYPSQSRGGKGMPTFEFKEGKRVRPNGSRLIGAFYCKDPVELVAITQSGAVHSFSSEAAPLSERRSTGKQLVPVEKKDEITNLFPAVK